In Canis lupus baileyi chromosome 15, mCanLup2.hap1, whole genome shotgun sequence, one genomic interval encodes:
- the LYPD8 gene encoding ly6/PLAUR domain-containing protein 8: MKGILVAVIITAFAVAAVESLSCVQCNSVTNPCENSSVSQCPGNANASCTSLVASFSQDPDHIYQDKACSVDNCLKERDMVETIIVRVSDTEYFHFTSQCCQGKKCNDTSNAQAPPLEDSSSNIECPACYGSNESSCSVKSRKCHKEEQCVDLVAEFKNETKKLVLKGCSKIRNSTCQFLSAENQTIGGIIFRKFKCVDGFSASSTAIRNYPPTNPPVSNSSTSSAPNSNKPTSLDSGSRVSFTPAAFGSLLLLRLLL, encoded by the exons ATGAAGGGCATCCTTGTTGCTGTTATCATCACAGCATTTGCTGTTGCAGCTGTAG AATCCCTAAGTTGCGTGCAGTGTAATTCAGTGACAAACCCTTGTGAAAACAGCAGCGTCTCTCAGTGTCCCGGCAATGCCAATGCCAGCTGTACCAGTTTGGTGGCCAGCTTTTCTCAAG ATCCAGACCACATATACCAGGATAAGGCCTGCTCTGTGGACAACTGCCTAAAAGAGAGAGACATGGTTGAAACCATCATTGTCCGTGTGTCCGATACAGAATACTTCCATTTTACAAGCCAGTGCTGCCAAGGAAAGAAGTGCAATGACACCAGTAATGCTCAGG CTCCTCCACTAGAAGATTCATCCAGCAACATAGAATGTCCTGCATGTTATGGATCTAATGAAAGTTCCTGTAGTGTGAAATCCAGGAAATGTCATAAAGAAGAACAGTGTGTCGATCTAGTTGCGGAATTTAAGAATG AGACCAAGAAGCTCGTGCTGAAAGGCTGTTCCAAAATCAGGAACTCCACCTGTCAGTTCCTGTCTGCTGAGAACCAGACAATTGGAGGAATCATCTTCCGAAAGTTTAAGTGTGTAGACGGTTTCAGCGCCTCCTCAACTGCCATTCGTAATTACCCCCCAACCAACCCTCCTGTCAGCAACTCCAGCACCTCTTCAGCACCCAACTCCAATAAGCCCACCAGCCTGGACTCGGGCTCCAGAGTCTCCTTCACTCCTGCAGCCTTTGGCAGCCTCCTCCTGCTGAGGCTGCTGCTCTGA